In a single window of the Sesamum indicum cultivar Zhongzhi No. 13 linkage group LG16, S_indicum_v1.0, whole genome shotgun sequence genome:
- the LOC105178640 gene encoding anthocyanidin 3-O-glucosyltransferase 2-like — protein sequence MSADQKLTSLVFVPFPIMSHLATAVKTAKLLADRDERLSITVLVMKLPIDTLISSYTKNSPDARVKVVQLPEDEPTFTKLMKSSKNFFFRYIESQKGTVRDAVAEIMKSSRACRIAGFVIDMFCTPMIDVANELGVPTYMFFSSGSATLGLMFHLQSLRDDNNVDVMEYKNSDAAISIPTYVNPVPVAVWPSPVFEEDSGFLDFAKRFRETKGIIVNTFLEFETHQIRSLSDDKKIPPVYPVGPILQADENKIEQEKEKHAEIMRWLDKQPDSSVVFLCFGTHGCLEGDQVKEIAVALENSGHRFLWSLRKPPPKEKVEFPGEYENSEEVLPEGFLGRTTDMGKVIGWAPQMAVLSHPAVGGFVSHCGWNSVLESVWCGVPMAVWPLSAEQQANAFLLVKEFEMAVEIKMDYKKNANVIVGTETIEEAIRQLMDPENEIRVKVRALKEKSRMALMEGGSSYNYLKRFVENVVNNIS from the coding sequence ATGTCGGCGGACCAAAAATTAACCAGCCTAGTCTTCGTTCCTTTCCCTATAATGAGTCACCTGGCAACAGCAGTGAAGACGGCGAAGCTCCTGGCCGACAGAGACGAACGCCTCTCGATCACAGTCCTCGTGATGAAGCTACCAATTGATACGCTGATCAGTTCTTACACTAAGAACTCGCCTGACGCCCGAGTAAAAGTAGTCCAACTGCCCGAAGACGAGCCCACCTTTACAAAGCTGATGAAATCTTCCAAGAACTTCTTCTTTCGATACATCGAGAGCCAGAAAGGCACTGTCAGGGACGCTGTGGCTGAGATTATGAAGAGTTCGAGGGCGTGTAGGATTGCAGGATTTGTAATCGACATGTTCTGCACACCCATGATTGATGTCGCCAACGAGCTTGGAGTCCCGACTTACATGTTCTTCAGTTCGGGTTCAGCAACGCTCGGGCTCATGTTCCATCTCCAGAGTCTCAGAGATGACAATAATGTGGACGTCATGGAGTACAAGAATTCAGATGCTGCGATATCAATACCCACATACGTTAACCCCGTTCCTGTTGCGGTATGGCCTTCCCCGGTGTTTGAGGAGGACAGTGGTTTCCTTGACTTTGCCAAAAGGTTTAGAGAAACCAAAGGGATTATTGTGAACACATTCCTCGAATTCGAAACCCACCAGATTAGGTCATTGTCTGATGACAAGAAAATCCCACCAGTTTATCCTGTGGGGCCAATACTTCAAGCTGATGAGAACAAAATTGAgcaggaaaaggaaaagcacGCGGAAATCATGAGGTGGCTCGACAAGCAACCTGATTCTTCTGTAGTGTTTCTTTGCTTTGGTACGCATGGATGTTTGGAAGGGGATCAGGTGAAGGAGATTGCTGTGGCCCTGGAAAACAGTGGACATCGGTTTTTGTGGTCCCTGAGGAAGCCGCCTCCGAAAGAAAAGGTTGAGTTTCCAGGAGAGTATGAGAATTCAGAAGAAGTTTTACCAGAAGGGTTCCTGGGACGAACTACTGACATGGGTAAAGTTATCGGATGGGCGCCTCAAATGGCAGTGTTATCTCACCCTGCGGTGGGAGGATTTGTGTCGCACTGTGGGTGGAACTCTGTGTTGGAAAGTGTGTGGTGTGGGGTGCCGATGGCCGTGTGGCCGTTGTCTGCAGAGCAGCAGGCCAATGCATTCTTGCTAGTAAAGGAGTTTGAAATGGCAGTTGAGATTAAGATGgattataagaaaaatgctAACGTGATTGTGGGCACAGAGACGATAGAGGAAGCAATCAGACAGCTAATGGACCCAGAGAATGAAATTCGGGTTAAGGTGAGAGCATTGAAAGAAAAGAGCAGAATGGCCCTAATGGAAGGAGGGTCTTCGTACAATTACTTGAAACGTTTCGTCGAGAATGTCGTGAATAACATTTCTTGA
- the LOC105178642 gene encoding anthocyanidin 3-O-glucosyltransferase 2-like, with product MGTKNAELIFVPSPGLSHLVSTMEMAKLLLDRDGRLSITVLIMKLPTDRAVDSYTKNISSDSRLRFINLPTLDDTSLSKMFDFIDNQITHIRDIVSNLIKQPCLSGSQVAGLVLDMFCTKLIEVADELNLPAYAFFTSGAAALGLSYHLVSLVFEQNEDLTKYKSSDVELSVPCFSNPVPAKVLPPGALDGSPMSTILLSCFKRLTETKGIMVNTFYELESYAIESLLADSKKPKVYPVGPIMKSISDQSFDEDIKKWLDDQPENSVVFLCFGTMGSFEEAQVKEIALALENSSSRFLWSLRKPGQKGVMQLPTEYEDFNEVLPEGFLERTEGVGKVIGWAPQVAVLSHQAVGGFVSHCGWNSTLESVSFGVPMATFPLYAEQQLNAFQLVKELGMAEAIRIDYKKDIGGENPPEIVRAEEIEAAIRGLMVAESGSGVRQKVKEMKNKSRMALMEGGSSYNAQNVFIEDVIRNIA from the coding sequence ATGGGAACGAAGAACGCTGAATTGATATTCGTCCCCTCTCCGGGGCTGAGCCACCTCGTCTCCACCATGGAGATGGCCAAGCTCCTCCTTGACCGCGACGGCCGCCTCTCCATCACCGTACTCATCATGAAGCTTCCGACAGACCGTGCTGTCGACAGTTACACGAAAAACATCTCCTCAGATTCGCGTTTACGGTTCATAAACCTCCCAACTCTAGACGATACCTCTTTGTCCAAAATGTTTGATTTCATCGATAATCAAATTACACATATTAGAGACATAGTCTCGAATCTAATCAAACAGCCATGTCTTTCCGGTTCTCAGGTGGCAGGCCTTGTGCTTGATATGTTCTGCACTAAATTAATAGAAGTCGCAGACGAATTAAACCTCCCCGCTTACGCTTTCTTCACTTCTGGTGCCGCTGCACTTGGCCTGTCTTACCATCTTGTCTCGCTTGTGTTCGAGCAGAATGAAGATCTAACAAAGTACAAATCCTCCGACGTTGAATTGTCTGTCCCATGTTTCTCCAATCCTGTTCCAGCAAAAGTGTTGCCCCCAGGAGCTCTGGACGGAAGTCCCATGTCCACCATCCTCTTGAGCTGCTTCAAGAGACTGACAGAAACGAAAGGGATTATGGTGAACACGTTCTACGAGCTTGAATCCTATGCGATTGAATCTCTACTAGCTGACAGTAAGAAACCAAAAGTCTATCCTGTAGGCCCGATTATGAAATCGATTTCTGATCAGTCGTTTGATGAAGATATCAAGAAATGGCTGGACGATCAGCCCGAAAACTCAGTTGTTTTCTTGTGCTTTGGGACTATGGGGAGTTTCGAGGAAGCCCAGGTGAAAGAAATCGCGTTGGCACTGGAGAACAGTAGTAGCCGTTTCTTGTGGTCCTTAAGAAAGCCGGGACAGAAGGGAGTGATGCAATTGCCGACCGAATATGAAGATTTTAATGAAGTGCTACCAGAAGGGTTCTTGGAGAGGACTGAAGGGGTTGGGAAAGTGATCGGATGGGCCCCGCAGGTGGCAGTGCTGTCCCACCAAGCGGTGGGGGGTTTTGTGTCGCATTGTGGCTGGAACTCGACATTGGAGAGCGTGTCGTTTGGCGTGCCGATGGCTACGTTTCCACTGTATGCTGAGCAGCAGCTGAATGCTTTTCAGTTGGTTAAGGAGCTGGGGATGGCCGAGGCGATCAGGATAGACTACAAGAAGGACATTGGGGGAGAGAACCCGCCGGAAATTGTGCGGGCGGAGGAGATAGAGGCAGCGATAAGGGGGCTGATGGTGGCGGAGAGTGGAAGTGGGGTGAGGCAGAAGGTGAAGGAGATGAAGAACAAAAGCAGGATGGCTTTAATGGAAGGTGGATCTTCTTATAATGCTCAGAATGTCTTCATTGAAGATGTTATCAGAAACATTGCTTAG